GTGCGGCAAGACATAGGTGTGGCCGGATATGTTAAATTTCGGTGAGTGATTGAAGAGCGCGGCGCCGCTTCCGAAGAGCATGATGAATGCCATCGTCGTGCCCCAGTGTGTGAGGCGGGTGGTAAGGGAGTGGTGCTGCGCCGTGTGTGCGTGTGCCATGCGACCACGGTACCCGCGAAAGCTGCAGGTTTACTGATAGGAAGATGAGCGCAAGAAATGGATGGCGCGGCGCGACACGATGCCGTAAGCTACAGCTATGTTGGATACCGAGGCGTGCTGGGAAGCCGTACGGAGGCGGGACGCCTCGCAGGCCGGGCAGTTCTATTTTGGGGTTACGACTACCGGAATCTACTGCTCGCCGCACTGTTCTTCTCGAGAGCCGCTCCGAAAGAACGTCCGGTTCTACGAGTCGGCGCTCGATGCCGAACGCGATGGGCTGCGTCCATGCAAGCGCTGTCGCCCGTTAGAAACGCGCGATCTTGTAGCCGAGCGCATGCATGCGATCTGCCGCTTCATCGAGGCCCACAGCGACGATCCGCTCCATCTCGAAACGCTCGCGCAGCAGGCAGGCATGAGCCGCTTTCACTTTCAGCGCACGTTCAAGGCAGTCGTCGGCATTACGCCAAAGCAATATCACGATGGGCTGCGCGTGAACGCGCTGAAAAGCGCACTCGAAACCTCAGGCGATATCGCGGACGCGGCATTCGATGCCGGCTACGGCTCCACGAGCCGCGTCTACGAACGGGCTGCCGCGCGCCTGGGAATGACGCCGGCCCAATACCGTCGTGCGGGGCACGGCATCACCATATACTTTGCCTGTATGGAGACGCCGGTTGGATTGTTGATGCTGGGAGCGACCGACCGCGGATTGTGCTTCGTCCAATTCGGTGAAACCGAAGTCGAGCTGGAAGCGCTGCTTCGGGCCGAGTTCGAACGCGCCGACATACGGCCGATGCAGGAGCCGCGCGATCCGCAGTTCGATGCGTGGACCGATGCGTTGCGCGCGCATCTCTCCGGAGCGCAGCCGCACGTCGATCTACCGACGGACATTCGCGCTACGGCATTTCAACAGCGCGTCTGGACGTACTTACAGCGAATACCTTACGGAGAAGTGCGTTCGTATGCGGAAGTTGCGCGCGGTATCGGGCAACCGGCCGCGGCGAGAGCCGTTGCGCGAGCGTGCGCGAGCAATCCGCTGGCCATCGTTATTCCATGCCATCGCGTGATTCGCGGGTCGGGCCAGTTGAGCGGTTACAAATGGGGTGTGGAGCGCAAGCGCGCGCTACTCGATCGCGAGAGCGCTCTTCGCCGCGTAGACTTTCGTGAACTCGGCGCCGAGTAAGAAGATCTGA
The DNA window shown above is from Candidatus Dormiibacterota bacterium and carries:
- the ada gene encoding bifunctional DNA-binding transcriptional regulator/O6-methylguanine-DNA methyltransferase Ada, whose amino-acid sequence is MLDTEACWEAVRRRDASQAGQFYFGVTTTGIYCSPHCSSREPLRKNVRFYESALDAERDGLRPCKRCRPLETRDLVAERMHAICRFIEAHSDDPLHLETLAQQAGMSRFHFQRTFKAVVGITPKQYHDGLRVNALKSALETSGDIADAAFDAGYGSTSRVYERAAARLGMTPAQYRRAGHGITIYFACMETPVGLLMLGATDRGLCFVQFGETEVELEALLRAEFERADIRPMQEPRDPQFDAWTDALRAHLSGAQPHVDLPTDIRATAFQQRVWTYLQRIPYGEVRSYAEVARGIGQPAAARAVARACASNPLAIVIPCHRVIRGSGQLSGYKWGVERKRALLDRESALRRVDFRELGAE